The Babylonia areolata isolate BAREFJ2019XMU chromosome 17, ASM4173473v1, whole genome shotgun sequence genome has a window encoding:
- the LOC143291363 gene encoding uncharacterized protein LOC143291363 — translation MYYSPCSFSHIRIIPLVLSVTPSHPYSPCSFSHTRIIPLVLSVTPSHPYSPCSFSHTRIIPLVLSIESWCD, via the exons ATGTATTATTCCCCTTGTTCTTTCAGTCACATCCGTATTATTCCCCTTGTTCTTTCAGTCACACCC TCACATCCGTATTCCCCTTGTTCTTTCAGTCACACCCGTATTATTCCCCTTGTTCTTTCAGTCACACCC TCACATCCGTATTCCCCTTGTTCTTTCAGTCACACCCGTATTATTCCCCTTGTTCTTTCAATCGAATCT TGGTGTGActaa